A window from Marinagarivorans cellulosilyticus encodes these proteins:
- a CDS encoding tryptophan halogenase family protein gives MQPPIEHIVIVGGGTAGWMTAAALCHIFEHTSLKVTLIESDQIGTVGVGEATIPHLRYFNQRLGINEAEFMQATNATYKLGIDFINWGQKGESYLHPFGEFGKSIDGVQFHHYWLKYRESYPASVLFDYSLPSVAALKGRFDYPSRDPRSLLSSYSYAFHIDATRYASFLRAYCEPKGVNRIEGKIVDIQRDGSSGDIQVLTLESGQRICADFFIDCSGFRSLLLGNTLQSRFDSWAHWLPCNHAIAIPTEKFGTPKPYTKAIAHSAGWQWQIPLQNRVGNGHVFCDDFMDTSEAESILEQSLPSAPLANFNNIRFTAGRREQTWKNNCVGIGLSSGFLEPLESTSIYLIQVAIMKLIELFPRKAGSASLREEFNQQMRLEYERIRDFLILHYSATRRDDSDFWNHMRTLDRPDSLKLRMETFQETGYVDHYEQGLFLVPSWIAVYIGQGIIPKNYAPEVDEKENTQISQMMSHFHTNIKNAAESLNTHKQSLERLNTSNEANWPEASMSLYGVFS, from the coding sequence ATGCAACCTCCCATCGAGCACATTGTAATCGTCGGCGGAGGTACTGCCGGCTGGATGACGGCAGCCGCTTTATGCCACATCTTTGAGCATACTTCCCTTAAAGTTACCCTTATTGAATCTGACCAAATAGGCACAGTAGGTGTTGGCGAAGCCACTATTCCTCACTTGCGCTATTTCAACCAGCGCCTAGGTATCAATGAAGCCGAATTCATGCAGGCAACAAACGCCACCTACAAACTCGGTATTGATTTTATTAACTGGGGGCAAAAAGGCGAGAGCTACCTACACCCCTTTGGCGAATTCGGCAAAAGCATCGACGGAGTTCAATTCCACCATTACTGGCTAAAATATAGAGAATCTTACCCAGCCAGTGTTTTATTTGATTATTCGCTACCTTCCGTAGCAGCTCTTAAAGGTAGGTTCGACTACCCTTCTCGCGACCCTCGCTCATTACTTTCGTCCTACTCTTACGCCTTTCATATAGATGCCACACGCTATGCAAGCTTTTTAAGAGCCTATTGCGAGCCTAAAGGCGTAAACCGCATTGAAGGCAAAATTGTCGACATTCAACGCGACGGCAGTAGCGGTGATATTCAAGTCTTAACGCTGGAATCTGGGCAAAGAATTTGTGCAGACTTTTTTATTGATTGCTCAGGTTTTAGAAGCCTGCTGCTCGGCAACACGTTGCAGTCTCGCTTTGATAGCTGGGCACATTGGCTACCCTGCAACCACGCAATTGCAATACCGACAGAAAAGTTTGGCACCCCCAAACCTTACACCAAAGCTATTGCTCACTCAGCAGGCTGGCAGTGGCAAATTCCATTACAAAACCGTGTTGGTAATGGTCATGTTTTTTGCGATGATTTTATGGACACCTCAGAGGCGGAGTCCATTCTTGAGCAGAGCCTACCGTCTGCACCACTAGCTAATTTCAACAATATTCGCTTTACCGCAGGTAGAAGGGAGCAAACATGGAAAAACAACTGTGTAGGCATCGGCCTTTCCAGTGGCTTTTTAGAACCCTTAGAGAGCACTAGCATTTATCTGATTCAAGTCGCCATTATGAAGCTGATCGAACTATTCCCGCGTAAAGCAGGCTCGGCAAGCCTAAGAGAAGAGTTCAACCAGCAAATGAGGCTTGAGTACGAAAGAATCCGAGATTTCCTGATATTACACTACAGCGCAACTCGCCGTGATGACTCCGATTTCTGGAACCATATGCGAACATTAGACAGGCCTGACAGCCTTAAATTGCGCATGGAGACCTTTCAAGAGACTGGATACGTTGATCATTACGAGCAAGGTCTTTTTTTAGTGCCTAGCTGGATTGCAGTTTATATCGGACAAGGAATAATCCCCAAGAATTACGCCCCTGAAGTCGATGAGAAAGAAAACACACAAATTTCTCAGATGATGTCGCACTTCCATACTAATATCAAAAACGCAGCTGAATCGCTCAACACACATAAGCAAAGCCTTGAAAGACTCAACACATCCAACGAAGCTAATTGGCCTGAAGCCTCAATGAGTTTGTACGGAGTATTTTCGTAA
- a CDS encoding diguanylate cyclase domain-containing protein codes for MKLHPKLEQHLHKHPESFAALPAESLASINHTYFDHQRLQSSAGLSHHATLLIDSQGHPLLINQGDAPPPLLNGNTKNLPQDVTALFSQLARRAQHNKKIIERYYSGSAKIPALTHHSLLIIPVRNNETLFLIAEHNKNIQQAPSLTQRTQQQNNAIIALTKHLESEVTFEEILKKISQCCAETLNIEHAGIWLFNDDFDHIKCEHEYHSSKKQFITPEEIPTSIHKRYFEELANVRFIATDDAINTPGNTPASKAYLEQNNITAMLDAPIKSDGKYLGLMRLYQSGGIRKWKTDEQQFAASLCDIITLAYQKQRKRSAVSKLNESENRFKALAESTGAAIFSFNDTIAYANSATENLTGLDQTSLKILPINVIFGAAFSKAFNRETLKQEPLATGIEIEFSRSSGEIRWAFFNVTQTVLSGEKIWLASAFDITERKRAEIQMRYQAFHDNLTSLPNRAQLTQKIDQCLTKLSKDRYYRFALCQFNIANFKHLNEQLGYITADHLLIDYALKLKRASPTTDNLAKIGTSTFIILRENITSIEHFIKDCEALYQTLKQPTAIESVEIECDIYTGILHGDILYSSSEETLRNIALATDFSEAHGINTISVFNEEMKKNGLKLKEVAAQLRRALKSNEFRFLYSPHYNFSKNQHSPSSPATTYLEPLIYWQGGDALKISEGHFKAVDKDKNFIKNLILQELSAYQQDACNIPKASIWLDISHPTIETPEHAEDFLIALQQSNVEPRQKHILQCSALLLNKMLKPEYSQQLDKVINNHYCELAVDITHFNFKDIATLQHLPCRHAKILLTDIHHEIKNNNTLAQRHFTALIKSCAELNLNLHIGGIDSAELSLFADNLVSDIISPIFRQGKHLCQPQKINHLYPDYADIKASSSA; via the coding sequence ATGAAACTGCACCCCAAACTAGAACAACACCTACATAAGCACCCAGAAAGCTTCGCGGCCTTACCTGCTGAAAGCCTAGCCAGCATCAACCACACATACTTTGACCATCAACGGCTTCAATCCTCTGCCGGTTTAAGTCACCACGCTACACTGCTGATCGATAGCCAAGGCCATCCTTTGCTAATCAACCAAGGGGATGCGCCACCGCCATTATTAAATGGCAACACCAAAAACCTCCCGCAAGATGTCACCGCGCTTTTTTCGCAATTGGCGCGACGAGCGCAACACAACAAAAAGATCATCGAACGGTATTACTCTGGCTCCGCCAAAATACCTGCACTTACTCACCACAGCCTTTTGATTATTCCAGTTAGAAATAACGAAACCCTCTTCCTTATTGCCGAACACAACAAAAACATCCAACAGGCGCCATCCCTTACGCAAAGGACTCAACAACAAAATAACGCCATTATTGCATTAACCAAACACCTAGAATCAGAAGTTACCTTCGAAGAAATACTTAAAAAAATAAGCCAATGCTGCGCAGAAACTTTAAATATAGAGCACGCCGGGATTTGGTTATTTAATGATGATTTCGACCATATAAAATGTGAACACGAATATCACAGCAGCAAAAAACAGTTTATAACACCAGAAGAAATACCCACGAGCATTCACAAAAGGTATTTTGAAGAGCTTGCCAACGTACGCTTTATAGCCACCGACGACGCAATCAATACTCCAGGCAATACCCCCGCAAGCAAAGCCTACCTAGAACAAAACAATATCACCGCCATGCTGGATGCGCCCATAAAATCCGATGGAAAATACCTCGGACTAATGCGCCTTTACCAAAGTGGAGGCATTCGCAAATGGAAAACCGATGAGCAACAATTTGCCGCCAGCCTTTGCGACATTATTACGCTGGCATACCAAAAACAGCGCAAAAGAAGTGCTGTTAGCAAACTTAATGAAAGTGAAAACCGCTTCAAAGCTTTAGCAGAATCAACTGGCGCGGCGATATTTTCGTTTAACGACACCATCGCTTACGCGAACTCAGCCACAGAAAACCTCACAGGGTTAGACCAAACATCATTAAAAATATTACCGATAAACGTCATTTTCGGAGCAGCTTTTTCTAAAGCATTTAATAGAGAAACACTTAAACAGGAACCTCTAGCGACAGGCATAGAAATAGAGTTTTCGCGCAGCAGTGGAGAAATTCGATGGGCTTTTTTTAATGTCACGCAAACAGTTTTGTCGGGCGAAAAAATATGGCTAGCCAGCGCATTTGACATAACCGAGCGAAAACGTGCCGAAATACAAATGCGCTACCAAGCATTTCACGACAACCTCACCAGCCTACCAAACCGCGCACAACTTACACAAAAGATTGACCAATGCCTAACAAAACTCAGCAAAGACCGCTACTACCGGTTTGCCCTGTGCCAATTCAACATTGCTAATTTTAAGCACTTAAACGAACAGCTAGGTTACATCACCGCCGACCATCTACTTATTGACTATGCCCTAAAGCTAAAACGCGCCAGCCCCACAACAGACAACTTAGCCAAAATAGGAACAAGCACATTCATCATATTACGGGAAAACATCACATCTATAGAGCACTTCATCAAAGATTGCGAAGCCTTATACCAAACACTCAAGCAGCCAACGGCTATAGAAAGCGTCGAAATAGAATGCGACATTTACACTGGTATTTTACACGGCGATATCCTCTATTCTTCTAGCGAAGAAACCTTGCGAAACATTGCTTTAGCAACAGATTTTTCTGAAGCACATGGCATAAATACCATCAGCGTATTTAATGAGGAAATGAAAAAAAACGGGCTTAAACTAAAGGAGGTTGCTGCACAACTAAGAAGAGCACTCAAATCTAACGAATTCCGTTTTCTATACTCACCTCATTACAACTTCTCAAAAAATCAGCACTCGCCAAGTAGCCCGGCTACCACATACTTAGAACCTCTAATTTACTGGCAAGGCGGCGATGCCCTAAAAATTAGTGAAGGGCACTTTAAAGCTGTAGACAAAGATAAAAACTTTATCAAAAATTTGATACTTCAAGAGTTATCGGCATATCAACAAGATGCATGCAATATCCCAAAGGCAAGCATTTGGCTCGATATTTCACACCCCACGATCGAGACACCTGAGCATGCTGAAGATTTTTTAATTGCATTACAGCAATCGAACGTAGAACCCCGACAAAAGCATATACTTCAATGCTCCGCGCTACTGCTTAATAAGATGCTAAAACCAGAATACTCACAACAACTAGACAAAGTAATCAACAACCACTATTGCGAACTAGCCGTAGACATAACACACTTTAATTTCAAAGATATAGCCACACTGCAACATCTACCCTGCAGACATGCAAAAATCTTATTAACAGACATTCACCATGAAATTAAAAACAACAATACATTAGCTCAACGCCACTTTACAGCCTTGATAAAATCCTGTGCAGAGCTAAATTTGAATCTGCATATCGGCGGCATAGATTCCGCTGAGCTATCACTTTTTGCCGATAATTTGGTAAGCGATATTATTTCGCCTATTTTTAGGCAAGGTAAGCATCTGTGCCAACCGCAAAAAATCAACCACCTATATCCTGACTACGCCGATATAAAAGCAAGTTCTAGCGCATAA
- a CDS encoding tryptophan halogenase family protein, translating into MTSPAIENVVIAGGGTAGWMTAVALSKTFQPRKFSITLVESDQIGTIGVGEATIPEVLKFNKAIGLNEDEFIKRTNGSFKLGIEFCNWGKQGDSYIHPFGKYGTTVGPVPFYHYWNRARKDGYPHSLSEFALSVKASQQNKFTRPVDIKNSPLSEIAYAFHFDAGLYAKYLRELAEGYGVTRTEGTINNVTQNDNGFIKEVHLENGKVISGDLFIDCTGFRGRLIEQTLNTGYDNWSHYLPCNAAVTTPSEKLTPLPPYTRATALDAGWQWRIPLQHRTGNGYVFCDKYITPEAAQDTMVKNLNSQPLAEPKLIRFNTGRRRKCWNKNCIAIGLSSGFLEPLESTSIHLIHEAIANLILLFPDKDCNKPTVDKFNARLEASYVNIRDFLVLHYKVTQREDSEFWRYCKNMDVPDTLINKMELYKESGRIFRDNNELFGEVSWLAVMEGQGLNTNAYNTMVDCMAKQQLFDQLENIRGVISRSAENMPEHQAFINRYCQSPAK; encoded by the coding sequence ATGACTTCTCCAGCAATCGAAAATGTTGTGATCGCCGGCGGTGGCACCGCCGGCTGGATGACAGCTGTCGCTCTTAGCAAAACGTTTCAACCTCGTAAGTTTTCAATCACTCTCGTAGAATCAGATCAAATTGGCACCATTGGCGTTGGCGAGGCCACCATCCCCGAGGTTCTCAAATTCAACAAGGCTATTGGTTTAAATGAAGATGAGTTTATTAAGCGAACTAACGGGTCGTTTAAATTAGGTATTGAGTTTTGCAACTGGGGCAAGCAAGGAGACAGCTACATCCACCCGTTTGGAAAATATGGCACTACTGTAGGACCCGTACCGTTTTACCATTACTGGAACCGTGCTAGAAAAGATGGCTACCCCCACTCACTGAGCGAGTTTGCATTGTCAGTCAAAGCTAGCCAGCAAAACAAATTTACGAGGCCAGTAGACATCAAGAATTCTCCACTGTCGGAAATTGCGTACGCATTTCATTTTGATGCGGGACTGTACGCTAAGTATCTGAGAGAATTAGCAGAAGGGTACGGGGTAACCAGGACTGAGGGGACTATTAATAACGTCACTCAAAACGATAATGGATTTATCAAAGAGGTTCATTTAGAGAATGGCAAAGTAATTTCTGGAGATTTGTTTATTGACTGCACTGGTTTTAGAGGGCGGCTCATCGAGCAAACTCTAAATACTGGCTATGACAACTGGTCGCACTACTTACCATGTAACGCAGCCGTGACCACACCAAGTGAAAAACTCACCCCATTACCCCCTTACACAAGAGCAACCGCCTTGGATGCAGGCTGGCAATGGCGCATTCCGCTTCAACACCGCACCGGTAACGGCTACGTTTTTTGCGATAAATACATCACCCCGGAAGCCGCGCAAGACACCATGGTGAAGAACCTGAACAGCCAGCCGTTAGCGGAACCAAAACTTATTCGATTTAACACTGGGCGGCGTAGAAAGTGCTGGAATAAAAATTGTATTGCGATTGGCCTATCAAGCGGCTTTTTAGAACCCTTAGAATCAACATCAATTCACTTGATTCATGAAGCTATCGCAAACTTGATATTACTCTTCCCCGACAAAGACTGCAATAAACCTACCGTAGATAAGTTTAATGCTCGCCTTGAGGCGAGCTACGTCAACATTCGTGATTTTTTGGTACTTCACTACAAAGTCACCCAACGTGAAGACTCTGAGTTTTGGCGCTACTGCAAAAATATGGACGTGCCCGATACCCTCATCAATAAAATGGAATTATACAAAGAGAGTGGGCGCATTTTCAGAGATAACAACGAGTTGTTTGGGGAGGTAAGCTGGTTAGCAGTCATGGAAGGTCAAGGCCTTAATACGAATGCTTACAATACTATGGTTGACTGCATGGCAAAACAGCAGCTATTCGATCAACTGGAAAATATAAGAGGCGTGATCAGTCGTTCAGCAGAAAACATGCCCGAACATCAAGCCTTTATCAATAGGTACTGTCAATCTCCGGCGAAGTAA
- a CDS encoding tryptophan 7-halogenase yields the protein MIEKTKLPVYSVQIVGQGYAPLLAAITLKKRHPLKFHIEVLSSPLEDTQKLTSTGNYFREFHNWLDINEHKFLRATKADLQHAINIKSDGDIGYFSESPTGLMIENTRFQHLFNYAAAQEDQYHDYNLGIKVHKNGRFTPPSNNKKSLFNQLTYGYIFQDQAYYHFLLSEAQALDIKITPSPTAPSLSADLTIFTDVPRADKKKYYQPLLKGLSSETHYEKGPHHGSTIHLKPELRHDLKHNGINENTVYSAQANQSSFGYHEKSFHGKTLLLGSAYADLPGLIIDPVFSLQSQLMSFCKLSRLTTSAAQAQIFNRNTQREIQSLAEIDEAVMYAANLGNINYTPETLHRIKLFSASGSITQIDGGYMTECTWLSLLYAILGRPKSFPAPAEALSRNDMRQRLAKVKKTISEAANKPPLYTNFLHSTQKDN from the coding sequence ATGATTGAAAAAACGAAGTTACCTGTCTATAGCGTACAAATTGTTGGGCAGGGGTATGCCCCCTTGCTGGCCGCAATAACTCTAAAAAAGCGCCATCCCCTCAAATTTCATATCGAGGTACTATCTTCGCCTTTAGAAGACACCCAAAAACTAACCTCAACGGGCAATTATTTTAGGGAGTTTCATAATTGGCTAGACATCAACGAACATAAGTTCTTGAGGGCAACAAAAGCAGATTTACAACACGCGATCAACATTAAAAGTGATGGCGATATCGGCTACTTTTCCGAGAGCCCAACCGGCCTGATGATTGAGAACACTCGCTTCCAACACCTCTTTAATTATGCTGCCGCCCAAGAGGATCAGTACCACGATTATAATCTTGGCATTAAGGTTCATAAAAACGGCCGCTTTACACCACCTTCAAATAACAAAAAATCCCTATTCAATCAATTAACCTACGGCTACATTTTTCAAGACCAAGCTTACTACCATTTTCTGCTCTCAGAGGCGCAAGCGCTCGACATTAAAATTACTCCCTCCCCTACAGCACCCAGCCTTTCTGCGGACTTAACGATTTTTACTGACGTCCCCAGAGCAGACAAAAAAAAATATTATCAGCCACTACTGAAAGGCTTGTCTTCAGAAACGCACTACGAGAAAGGACCGCATCATGGTAGCACTATCCATTTAAAGCCTGAACTCAGACATGATTTGAAACACAACGGCATTAATGAAAATACAGTTTATTCGGCTCAAGCCAACCAATCGAGTTTTGGGTATCATGAGAAGTCATTTCACGGAAAAACCTTACTTTTAGGAAGTGCATATGCAGACCTTCCAGGGCTAATCATTGATCCAGTATTTTCACTGCAGAGCCAACTTATGAGCTTTTGCAAACTGTCGAGATTAACAACTTCTGCTGCCCAAGCCCAGATATTCAACCGAAATACACAAAGAGAAATACAATCCCTTGCAGAAATTGATGAAGCTGTTATGTACGCGGCTAACTTAGGTAACATCAATTACACCCCAGAAACTTTGCATCGCATTAAACTTTTTTCTGCGAGTGGGTCTATCACTCAAATAGACGGAGGCTACATGACTGAATGCACCTGGCTATCCCTGCTCTATGCGATATTAGGTCGCCCCAAGTCTTTTCCTGCTCCGGCAGAAGCACTTTCACGAAACGATATGCGACAAAGACTTGCCAAAGTAAAAAAAACCATCAGCGAAGCGGCCAACAAACCACCTTTGTACACAAATTTCTTACACTCAACCCAAAAAGATAATTAA
- a CDS encoding TonB-dependent receptor → MTIKTHTGRRLFKRSTIAACVMAASAAHVQAQEANSDDPALLEEVVVYGIKQSLQNAQDIKRDATTVKDVITASDITSLPDKSVVEALARVPGVVVEKFAATSDSDHFSGEGSAALVRGLNRVRTEFNGRGAFNAGLGGSLNLGDIPPELVKSIEVIKNQTASTTEGGIAGTINIVTRKPLDSDGLVLGGSVKAVYADLIGETSPELSGIFSNSIDTDTGRYGFMLNLSSSEFQSRVEQVAYHNFYERSARGVDASTVTGTDRNGDPIYDNIEPTVDNGFAGQPIANDLNGTYYMPPSVRIGRQDSLRDRLGIAAAVQWESPSEEVLATFEYISSDSKMTWSERAIENADSLGDQVDNRNNGLPLGVNSGSPLDSFGSDGLFSGGVIGSGNGYLALTRAHEEENRIEDYSANIVFNPDNGPLTIETDLQYIGTEASLHDFSIMNRFTSDVAVSGGDTPTMAFLGPDVGTNPLTPNYAALNDLSTYVVRSAMDAQQDAKGKQLAFALDGEYEFDEGFITSVQGGVQFTEREQSIKDADYDWGLVSPEWSATAATLEEFPELAERVDFGSDHADGALGGQTAFYFPTLGFAENKEAFEDYINQPVQRTVDVNGDGVVDENDVAPLNFEAGAAGDPFVSNARQNERVNPGLRPYAPNQIFETSEKRQAAYVQVNFENNDLPIEIGGNVGLRFVNIQLETTGFVEFQEITGGFLNPDQQAPGFENNITDSQNAFLDGSSGPLAASPDDYSTVLPSLNVKFGITDDFLIRFGASKAIFVPELQDIRNGTRISATTLTERVDPNDPDSDYTSVEVSSINASTVGDSNPFLQPEESVNIDLSAEWYFSDVGSLTGVIFTKDIDNLIRMASSRGVYTNPNTGVSEEVIFTSKANVGEATINGFEIAYQQGFDMLPEPFDGLGMQFNYTYLDAEEDVGDDLDTSTFGAFTDLPLEGLSESNYNLVLFYENELFSTRFAYNWRSEYLLNSRDVIAKAPKYNDDLGFLDFSANYNLTDQIKLGFNINNVLNTQTKTLQQVTQAGLLAPRQYIVNDRRFTFSVTGNF, encoded by the coding sequence ATGACAATAAAAACTCACACAGGACGCAGACTATTTAAGCGTTCAACCATCGCCGCTTGCGTAATGGCTGCATCTGCAGCACATGTACAAGCGCAAGAAGCCAATAGCGACGACCCAGCATTGCTGGAAGAAGTTGTTGTTTATGGTATTAAGCAAAGCTTGCAAAATGCACAAGATATTAAGCGTGATGCTACGACCGTGAAAGATGTAATCACAGCATCCGATATTACATCGCTGCCTGATAAGTCTGTAGTCGAAGCTCTTGCACGGGTTCCAGGGGTTGTTGTCGAAAAGTTCGCCGCGACAAGCGATTCAGACCACTTCTCGGGTGAGGGCTCTGCAGCGCTGGTTAGGGGTTTAAACCGAGTTCGCACTGAGTTTAACGGCCGAGGCGCATTTAACGCGGGCCTTGGCGGCAGCTTGAATCTTGGTGATATTCCGCCCGAGTTAGTTAAAAGCATTGAGGTCATTAAAAACCAGACAGCCTCTACAACCGAGGGCGGCATCGCCGGCACGATCAACATCGTGACAAGAAAGCCTCTTGATTCAGATGGCTTAGTGCTTGGCGGTTCAGTAAAAGCAGTTTACGCCGACCTTATTGGTGAAACGTCTCCCGAGCTATCGGGCATCTTTTCTAACTCGATAGATACAGACACTGGCCGATATGGCTTTATGCTAAATTTATCAAGCTCAGAGTTCCAGTCTCGCGTTGAGCAAGTTGCTTACCACAACTTTTATGAGAGAAGTGCTCGTGGCGTTGACGCTAGCACTGTGACAGGCACAGACCGTAACGGCGACCCTATATACGACAACATAGAACCAACTGTTGATAATGGTTTTGCCGGCCAGCCAATAGCCAACGATCTTAATGGCACTTATTACATGCCGCCTTCAGTTAGAATTGGGCGCCAGGACTCTTTACGTGATCGCCTTGGCATTGCTGCTGCCGTGCAATGGGAAAGCCCCAGCGAAGAAGTCTTAGCAACATTTGAATATATTAGCTCCGATTCAAAAATGACATGGAGCGAGCGCGCAATTGAAAACGCTGACAGCCTAGGCGATCAGGTTGATAACCGCAACAACGGCCTCCCGCTGGGAGTAAATTCTGGAAGCCCGCTTGACAGCTTTGGAAGTGATGGTCTGTTCAGCGGTGGCGTTATTGGTAGCGGGAACGGTTACCTCGCTCTGACGCGAGCCCACGAAGAAGAAAACCGCATTGAAGACTACAGCGCAAATATTGTTTTTAACCCAGATAACGGGCCGCTAACTATCGAAACGGATTTGCAATACATCGGTACGGAAGCGTCTCTTCATGATTTCAGCATCATGAATCGATTCACATCGGATGTAGCCGTGAGCGGCGGAGATACACCAACGATGGCCTTCCTTGGTCCTGATGTCGGCACTAATCCGCTTACGCCGAATTACGCCGCTCTTAATGACTTATCAACATATGTGGTGCGATCAGCAATGGACGCACAACAAGATGCCAAAGGTAAACAGCTAGCATTCGCGCTTGATGGCGAGTACGAGTTTGACGAAGGGTTTATCACCAGTGTTCAAGGCGGTGTACAGTTCACCGAGCGAGAACAATCGATCAAAGACGCGGACTATGACTGGGGCCTCGTTTCCCCCGAGTGGAGCGCTACTGCGGCGACGCTTGAAGAGTTCCCAGAGCTTGCCGAACGTGTAGATTTTGGTAGTGACCATGCGGATGGGGCTTTAGGAGGCCAAACAGCGTTTTATTTCCCAACGCTAGGTTTTGCTGAAAACAAGGAGGCCTTCGAAGACTACATCAATCAACCAGTACAACGAACGGTAGACGTCAATGGCGATGGCGTAGTAGACGAAAATGACGTTGCTCCGCTAAACTTTGAAGCTGGTGCAGCTGGTGACCCGTTTGTTAGTAACGCACGCCAAAACGAACGTGTAAACCCAGGCCTAAGACCCTATGCACCAAATCAAATTTTCGAGACAAGCGAAAAACGTCAAGCCGCTTATGTTCAGGTGAATTTTGAAAATAATGACTTACCTATCGAGATCGGTGGTAATGTTGGTTTGCGCTTCGTAAACATTCAGCTCGAAACCACAGGTTTCGTAGAATTTCAAGAGATTACTGGCGGGTTTCTGAATCCCGACCAGCAAGCACCTGGATTCGAGAATAACATAACCGACTCACAAAACGCGTTCCTAGATGGCTCCAGTGGCCCACTCGCAGCATCACCCGACGACTACTCAACAGTACTACCAAGCCTTAATGTTAAATTCGGTATTACTGATGATTTCTTGATTCGATTTGGTGCATCGAAAGCTATTTTTGTCCCTGAACTGCAGGACATCAGAAACGGCACAAGAATCAGCGCAACCACGCTCACCGAGAGAGTAGACCCAAATGACCCTGACTCAGACTATACCAGCGTTGAGGTATCCTCAATAAACGCTAGCACCGTTGGCGACTCTAACCCATTCCTACAACCGGAAGAGTCGGTGAATATTGATTTGTCAGCAGAATGGTATTTCTCTGATGTTGGCTCTTTGACGGGTGTCATTTTCACGAAGGACATCGATAACTTGATACGAATGGCGTCTTCTAGAGGCGTGTACACCAATCCGAACACTGGCGTATCGGAAGAAGTTATTTTCACATCGAAGGCCAACGTCGGTGAAGCCACAATTAACGGTTTTGAAATTGCCTATCAACAAGGTTTCGATATGCTGCCTGAACCCTTCGATGGCCTTGGCATGCAATTCAACTATACCTACCTAGACGCAGAGGAAGACGTCGGTGATGACCTCGATACCAGCACTTTTGGGGCATTCACAGACCTTCCACTAGAAGGGTTGTCTGAGAGCAACTACAACTTGGTTCTTTTCTATGAAAATGAACTATTCTCTACTCGCTTTGCCTACAACTGGCGCTCGGAATACCTGCTGAACTCTCGAGACGTGATTGCGAAAGCTCCGAAGTACAATGACGATCTTGGCTTCCTTGACTTTTCTGCAAACTACAACTTGACCGATCAGATAAAACTTGGCTTCAACATTAACAACGTGCTAAACACGCAAACTAAAACACTGCAACAAGTTACCCAAGCAGGTTTATTAGCGCCTCGTCAGTACATTGTTAATGATCGCAGGTTCACTTTTTCTGTAACTGGCAACTTTTAA
- the minC gene encoding septum site-determining protein MinC, whose translation MAFDGASAVSARPESFAIKGALLPMTLLELRSSDFADIDSELRRKVEASPDFFMGSPIVLSVEALEGLEAALLSGLLTLCRELDFRLVGLKGGDDIAVTFCAQHALAHFPAGKVRGKKGDHQTPEPAVTAGDAPEAAATAERKVAGLTKTVNTPIRSGQQIFSEGDLIVLAPVSAGAELLAVGNIHVYGPMRGRALAGVQGDESARIFCMSQEAELVSIAGHFMIDENLRESCWKVAAQIHFDGDQLQVESITGLFS comes from the coding sequence ATGGCTTTTGATGGCGCTTCGGCGGTGAGTGCGCGGCCGGAAAGTTTTGCAATTAAGGGCGCGTTACTTCCTATGACGCTGCTAGAGCTTCGCAGTAGTGATTTTGCTGATATTGATAGTGAGTTACGGCGCAAGGTGGAGGCTTCCCCAGACTTTTTTATGGGTAGCCCAATAGTATTAAGCGTCGAGGCGCTAGAGGGGCTAGAGGCGGCTTTGTTATCAGGTTTGTTAACCCTATGTCGCGAACTTGATTTTAGGTTGGTTGGGTTAAAGGGCGGAGATGATATAGCCGTAACATTTTGTGCTCAGCACGCGCTCGCTCACTTTCCTGCGGGTAAGGTGAGAGGTAAAAAAGGAGATCATCAGACCCCGGAGCCGGCTGTAACGGCTGGGGATGCGCCTGAGGCCGCAGCTACTGCTGAAAGAAAAGTGGCAGGATTAACAAAAACCGTCAATACTCCGATACGTTCTGGTCAGCAGATATTCTCTGAAGGCGATTTAATTGTGCTAGCGCCAGTATCTGCGGGTGCAGAGCTACTGGCTGTGGGTAATATACATGTGTATGGCCCTATGCGCGGGCGAGCATTGGCTGGCGTGCAAGGCGATGAATCGGCGCGTATTTTTTGTATGAGCCAAGAGGCTGAGTTGGTTTCTATTGCTGGGCACTTTATGATTGACGAAAATTTGCGCGAATCCTGCTGGAAAGTGGCTGCGCAAATTCATTTTGATGGCGACCAACTTCAGGTTGAGTCGATTACTGGACTATTTTCTTAA